In the genome of Coraliomargarita algicola, one region contains:
- a CDS encoding efflux RND transporter permease subunit: MSAHKSFTDLYINRPILAIVVSMVIVIAGLQSYSKLTVRQYPQNENAIVTITTAYIGADADLVRGFITTPIERAVAAADGIDYIESTSSFGVSTIKVTLKLNYDGKTALSEISTKVDQARGDLPPEAEVPVLGIETADSQIGAAYLSFRSDILERNEVTDYLTRIVQPRLSAVPGVQRADILGAQNFAMRIWLKPDRLAAYGISPVQVNQAIAANNYLSAVGQTKGHYLTVSLTANTNLSSAEDFKQLVVAEKDGGLVRLSDVADVVLGSETYTEDVRFSGEQAVFMGIWVLPNANTLDVMAGVRDEMKRIQEELPQGMQAAIAYDSSEYIEDAVSEVYSTLIETLVIVVVVIFLFLGSLRAVAVPVIAIPISLIGGFFLMQVFGFSINLLTLLAIVLSVGLVVDDAIVIVENVERHLSEGQGRLEAALLAARELVGPVIATTLVLVAVYMPIALQGGLTGAYFKEFAMTLSGAIVISSIVALTLSPMMSSRFLRPNESERGFAGMISRQFEKVKSWYSKLLGMALSSRPWVYAIWIVLTLAAIPMFLMSPRELAPMEDQGFIFGVIDPPSNNSLDQTVHYSEQMFDILKETPEYDFTFQISNPSFGIAGMSLVPWSQRERTSIEVNQDVMARVGQITGVNVFMLTPPALPGAGDMPIEFVISSTYDAEQLLGYAQELVKRGMASGQFQFLTIDMRYDLPQSEIVFDRDKIASMGLSLQQVGQDLGAAIGGNYVNRFSIDGRSYKVIPQIKRESRLNPEQLTDIYTSGPGGELIPLSSIAHIENHVQPRSLNRFQQLNSVKISGMGTGTLDASLAYLETEADKILPAGFGYDYTGQSRQLRKEGGNKEFMQTFALAVLMIFLVLAAQFNSFRDPFIILLGSVPLAVFGASVFTFLKMPLPAPSFTDGWTTTFNIYTQVGLVTLVGLIAKNGILIVEFANALQRQGLAKLEAVHEASLTRLRPILMTTAATIFGHFPLTLVTGAGAEARNSIGLVLVGGLAIGTVFTLFVVPVIYMLIAAEHQGRVVKAVTAADLPETPA, translated from the coding sequence ATGAGTGCGCACAAATCCTTTACCGACCTATACATCAATCGACCCATACTCGCGATTGTTGTGAGTATGGTCATCGTGATCGCCGGCTTACAGTCCTATAGTAAGCTGACGGTTCGCCAATATCCGCAGAATGAGAACGCGATCGTAACGATTACGACCGCTTACATTGGTGCCGATGCCGATCTGGTGCGCGGGTTCATCACTACGCCGATTGAACGAGCCGTCGCGGCTGCGGATGGAATCGACTATATTGAATCCACCAGTTCATTTGGTGTGTCCACCATCAAGGTGACGCTTAAGCTTAATTACGATGGTAAGACGGCGCTCTCTGAAATCAGCACCAAGGTCGACCAAGCGCGTGGCGACTTGCCGCCGGAGGCGGAAGTGCCAGTCTTGGGTATTGAGACTGCAGACTCGCAGATCGGTGCTGCTTATTTGAGCTTCCGTTCCGACATTCTTGAGCGGAATGAAGTGACGGACTACTTGACTCGCATTGTGCAGCCACGCTTGAGTGCGGTGCCAGGTGTGCAACGCGCCGATATCCTTGGCGCGCAGAATTTTGCCATGCGCATTTGGCTGAAGCCAGATCGTTTGGCGGCCTACGGCATCAGTCCTGTTCAGGTCAATCAAGCCATTGCTGCAAATAATTACTTGTCCGCGGTGGGGCAGACCAAAGGGCATTACTTAACAGTCAGCCTGACAGCCAATACCAACCTGAGTTCAGCAGAGGATTTCAAGCAATTGGTCGTTGCTGAGAAAGATGGCGGCCTAGTGCGCTTGAGCGATGTTGCGGATGTGGTGCTCGGCTCTGAGACGTATACCGAAGACGTGCGCTTTTCCGGTGAGCAAGCGGTCTTCATGGGTATCTGGGTATTGCCGAATGCCAATACCCTGGATGTGATGGCAGGGGTGCGTGACGAAATGAAACGCATACAAGAGGAATTGCCTCAAGGCATGCAGGCGGCCATCGCGTATGACTCCAGTGAATACATCGAAGATGCGGTGTCCGAAGTTTATTCCACTTTGATTGAAACACTGGTAATTGTGGTCGTGGTCATTTTCCTCTTCCTGGGGTCGTTGCGCGCGGTCGCCGTGCCTGTGATTGCGATCCCGATTTCGTTGATCGGCGGTTTCTTTTTGATGCAGGTGTTTGGCTTCAGTATCAATTTGTTGACGCTACTCGCGATCGTGCTCTCGGTCGGCCTGGTGGTGGACGATGCGATTGTGATCGTTGAAAACGTAGAGCGTCACCTTTCCGAAGGACAGGGACGCCTAGAAGCGGCACTGCTGGCTGCACGTGAATTAGTGGGCCCAGTCATCGCCACCACCTTGGTGCTGGTCGCGGTGTATATGCCGATTGCGCTGCAGGGTGGTTTGACCGGCGCTTATTTTAAGGAGTTCGCGATGACTCTGAGCGGTGCGATTGTGATCTCTTCGATTGTCGCCTTGACGCTCTCGCCCATGATGTCTTCCCGTTTTCTGCGTCCCAATGAGAGTGAGCGTGGATTTGCCGGTATGATCTCGCGACAGTTCGAGAAAGTGAAATCATGGTATTCGAAACTACTAGGCATGGCCTTGTCCTCACGACCATGGGTGTATGCGATCTGGATCGTGCTCACACTGGCTGCGATTCCGATGTTTTTGATGTCACCGCGCGAACTTGCGCCGATGGAAGATCAGGGCTTTATCTTTGGTGTCATTGATCCGCCCTCGAATAATAGTTTGGATCAAACCGTGCACTACAGTGAGCAGATGTTCGACATTTTGAAGGAAACGCCTGAGTATGACTTCACTTTCCAGATCTCGAATCCCTCCTTTGGTATTGCAGGTATGAGCTTGGTGCCATGGTCGCAACGCGAGCGCACTTCGATTGAAGTCAACCAAGATGTGATGGCGCGCGTGGGGCAAATCACAGGTGTCAACGTCTTCATGCTCACGCCCCCGGCGCTACCTGGTGCGGGCGACATGCCGATCGAATTTGTAATTTCTTCGACCTACGATGCCGAGCAATTATTAGGCTACGCTCAGGAGTTAGTGAAGCGCGGCATGGCCAGCGGACAGTTTCAGTTCTTGACCATTGATATGCGCTACGACCTTCCACAGTCCGAAATTGTATTCGACCGTGATAAGATCGCTTCGATGGGCCTGAGCTTGCAGCAAGTGGGGCAAGACCTCGGTGCCGCGATCGGGGGGAATTATGTAAATCGTTTCAGTATCGATGGGCGCAGCTATAAGGTGATTCCGCAGATTAAGCGCGAGAGCCGTCTGAACCCCGAACAGTTGACAGACATTTATACCTCCGGTCCCGGCGGTGAGCTGATCCCGCTCAGTTCCATTGCTCACATTGAGAACCATGTGCAGCCACGCAGCTTGAACCGCTTTCAGCAGCTCAATTCGGTGAAGATTTCCGGCATGGGCACGGGGACATTGGATGCCTCGTTGGCCTATCTTGAAACCGAGGCTGACAAAATTCTACCTGCCGGTTTTGGTTACGACTACACTGGCCAATCTCGTCAGTTGCGCAAAGAGGGGGGCAATAAGGAGTTTATGCAAACCTTCGCGCTGGCAGTCTTGATGATCTTTCTGGTGTTGGCGGCGCAGTTCAATTCCTTCCGCGACCCATTCATTATTTTGCTTGGTTCGGTGCCACTGGCAGTCTTTGGCGCGAGTGTCTTTACCTTTCTTAAGATGCCGCTGCCAGCGCCGTCCTTCACAGATGGTTGGACGACCACCTTCAACATTTATACACAAGTTGGGCTAGTGACACTGGTCGGGCTGATTGCCAAGAACGGCATTTTGATTGTCGAGTTTGCCAATGCCTTGCAGCGGCAAGGGCTCGCTAAATTAGAAGCGGTGCATGAGGCTTCGTTGACACGTCTGCGCCCGATTTTAATGACCACCGCGGCTACCATCTTCGGCCACTTCCCACTGACCTTGGTGACTGGTGCCGGTGCTGAGGCTCGTAACTCGATTGGTCTCGTGCTCGTCGGTGGGCTCGCGATCGGCACGGTATTCACACTCTTTGTGGTGCCCGTCATTTATATGTTGATCGCGGCCGAGCACCAAGGCCGCGTGGTCAAAGCAGTCACGGCTGCCGACCTTCCTGAAACTCCAGCTTAA
- a CDS encoding efflux RND transporter periplasmic adaptor subunit, which produces MAKSKLKSFVIKTGITVVILAVVIGALVGLKAIQIGEIMAAIPNMQPPPASVATANVSSMDWPVESNAIGTIAPVQGVTLSVESAGLVTDLAFESGQTVRKGDLLLQLDTRSEAAQLAAASAAADLAKISLDRAQQLLGRKTISQAEFDAADAGYKEAMANVANLEAIIEKKKIVAPFGGRLGIRRVNLGEYLTPGAQVVSLQSTDPIYANFYLPQRDLAYLKVGLEVETYTDAFPDQVKAGAVSAIAAEVDATTRMVEVQATLPNPQGQLAAGMFVNVRIARDAPRTVKAVPASAVIYASFGNSIYVVEPAEEGEGFIAVQKFVRLGERRGDFIEVIEGLELGDRVVAAGGLKLMSGAPVLINDGTTPEAQLNPTPDDA; this is translated from the coding sequence ATGGCAAAAAGTAAGTTAAAATCTTTCGTGATAAAGACAGGCATCACTGTGGTGATCCTTGCTGTGGTGATCGGTGCCTTAGTCGGGCTGAAGGCGATTCAGATTGGCGAGATCATGGCAGCGATTCCCAACATGCAGCCCCCTCCGGCTTCCGTTGCGACTGCAAATGTGAGCAGTATGGATTGGCCTGTTGAGTCGAATGCGATCGGAACGATCGCACCAGTGCAAGGGGTGACGCTTTCGGTCGAATCTGCGGGGCTTGTGACTGATTTGGCCTTTGAGTCGGGGCAGACGGTGCGCAAAGGAGATCTGCTGTTGCAGTTGGACACACGCAGTGAGGCGGCACAATTGGCGGCTGCGAGTGCTGCTGCAGATTTGGCAAAAATTAGTCTGGATCGTGCTCAGCAATTGCTGGGACGCAAAACGATTTCGCAGGCTGAGTTTGATGCCGCCGACGCAGGGTATAAAGAAGCGATGGCCAACGTCGCAAATTTGGAGGCGATCATTGAGAAGAAGAAGATTGTCGCACCCTTTGGGGGGCGCCTCGGCATCCGCCGGGTGAATCTCGGGGAATACCTAACGCCGGGCGCTCAGGTGGTGAGTCTGCAGTCGACTGACCCGATCTATGCGAACTTCTATTTGCCGCAACGCGACCTCGCCTATCTCAAAGTCGGCTTGGAGGTCGAGACTTACACCGACGCCTTTCCAGATCAAGTAAAGGCCGGGGCGGTTTCCGCAATCGCCGCAGAGGTCGATGCGACCACACGCATGGTCGAGGTGCAGGCGACGTTGCCAAATCCGCAGGGGCAATTGGCTGCTGGTATGTTTGTCAATGTGCGCATCGCACGTGATGCGCCACGGACAGTCAAGGCGGTGCCTGCCAGTGCAGTGATTTATGCATCCTTCGGTAACTCGATCTATGTGGTCGAGCCAGCAGAAGAAGGGGAGGGCTTTATTGCGGTGCAGAAATTTGTTCGTTTGGGTGAGCGTCGGGGAGACTTCATCGAAGTGATCGAAGGCTTGGAGCTGGGGGATCGAGTAGTCGCTGCGGGCGGGCTGAAGTTAATGTCCGGTGCGCCCGTGTTGATCAACGATGGAACGACACCGGAGGCGCAACTCAATCCGACCCCGGACGATGCTTAA
- a CDS encoding MarR family transcriptional regulator, whose product MNEPTMFKDPPKLECFVEVSKLFENCDPEVMYTLATFFHAHDLLWKQKLAHCAESGISHGRFMILVLLMNKDQVQGDSSWITASTPAELADLAQISRASVTGLLDSLEKDGFVCRKHDTSDRRTVSIYLTEQGQEFLDKFLPPHFKMMSQLMNVLEREEQAQLLLLLEKLASGVSELVNAESKDGSDGKNI is encoded by the coding sequence ATGAACGAGCCGACCATGTTTAAAGATCCGCCGAAGTTAGAGTGCTTTGTTGAGGTTTCGAAGTTGTTTGAAAACTGCGATCCAGAAGTGATGTATACTCTGGCCACGTTTTTTCATGCGCACGATCTATTGTGGAAGCAGAAGCTGGCGCATTGCGCTGAATCTGGTATATCGCATGGGCGTTTCATGATTTTGGTCTTATTGATGAATAAGGATCAGGTTCAGGGAGACAGTTCGTGGATCACGGCTTCGACACCCGCAGAGTTGGCGGATTTGGCGCAAATCTCCCGCGCATCGGTGACTGGTTTGCTCGATTCTTTGGAAAAAGATGGGTTTGTGTGTCGCAAGCATGACACGAGTGATCGGCGCACAGTATCGATTTATTTAACGGAACAGGGGCAAGAATTTTTGGATAAGTTCTTGCCGCCTCATTTTAAAATGATGAGCCAGTTAATGAATGTGCTAGAGCGTGAGGAGCAGGCGCAACTCTTGCTGTTGTTAGAGAAGCTAGCCAGTGGAGTCAGTGAGCTGGTCAATGCCGAGTCGAAAGATGGAAGCGATGGCAAAAATATTTAA